The Bifidobacterium actinocoloniiforme DSM 22766 genomic sequence CTGCGGCAAGTCCACGGTCTTGCGCACCTTGGACCGGATGCATGAGATCACGCCCGGCGCCCGGGTCGAGGGCCAGGTGCTCCTGGAAGGTCAGGACTTGTATGCGCCGGATGTGGACCCGGTCTCGGTGCGGCGCGATGTGGGCATGGTTTTCCAACGGGCCAACCCCTTCCCGACCATGTCGATCCGCCAGAACGTACTGGCTGGCATCACGCTGAATAACAAGCGCATCTCCAAGTCGGACGCGGACGATTTGGTGGAGTGGGCCCTGCGCGGCGCCAACCTGTGGAACGAGGTCAAGGACCGGTTGGACAAACCTGGCGTGGGTCTGTCGGGCGGCCAGCAGCAACGTCTGTGCATCGCGCGCGCGGTCGCCGTGCACCCGCAGGTCCTGCTGATGGATGAGCCGTGCTCGGCGCTCGACCCGATTTCCACCTTGGCGGTGGAGGATTTGATTAACGAGTTGAAGCGGGAGTATACGATTGTGATTGTGACCCACAACATGCAGCAAGCCGCCCGCGTCTCCGACTATACGGCTTTCTTCAACCTCAAGGCGGTGGGACAACCCGGCCACCTGGTCGAGATGGACGATACCACCACGATTTTCTCCAACCCCCATGAGGAGGACACCGAGCGCTACATCTCCGGCCGTTTCGGCTGAGGGAGGAGTGTAGCAGCAGGGCGAGGAGGGGTGCGCGTCAGCCTTGCTTCCGCAAGCGCTGTGGGAGGCAGCGGTATGGGATGGCCCGGCGGCTGGGTGTGGCTGCCGGGCCTGTTGTGTGTTGGGGTTGCTTGGTTATTTGCTGCTGGTGGTGGGTTGGTTGGTGTGGTGGTGTTTGCGGGTGATGTGGTGGCTGGTGAGGGTGAGGGCGGTGAGGGTGGTGAGGGTGAGGAGGGTGGCTCCCGCGAGTTGTTGGGTGGGGGCGCCGCCTGCTTTGGGCAGGGTGTAGTAGTGGGTGTAGTCGTAGGTGAGGGTGTGGTTGGGTTGGGTGGCGCCGTCGAGGGTCCAGTGGATGGTGACGGTGGCTTGTCCTTCGGGGTGGGTTGGGCTGGTGGTGTCCCAGGTGTGGGTGGTGGGGTTCCAGGTGGGTGTGGGGGCGTTGGTGGGCTCGAAGGTGGTGCCGGTGATGGTGATGGCGCGTGTGGTTGGGGTGGGGGTGTGTCGTTCGGTGGTGGTGGTGTCGCCGAGTTGGCCGTAGCCGTTGGCTCCCCAGTTGTAGGCGTGGCCGTCCCTGTTGAGGGCGAGGCTGTGGTAGCCGCCGGCGCTGATGGCGGTCCAGGTGTCGGTGTTGTCGGCGGCCGGGCTGGCGGGCGTGGGTTGTCGTTGGTCGGTGGTGTTGTCGTCGCCGAGTTGGCCGTTGTTGTCGGCTCCCCAGTTGTAGGCGTGGCCGTCGCGGTTGAGGGCGAGGTTGTGGCTGTCGCCGGCGCTGATGGTTTTCCAGGTGGCGGTGTTGTCGGCGGCGGGGTTGACGGGCGC encodes the following:
- the pstB gene encoding phosphate ABC transporter ATP-binding protein PstB; translation: MGQRIDINHLNVYYGDFLAVQDVNMTIRPNQVTAFIGPSGCGKSTVLRTLDRMHEITPGARVEGQVLLEGQDLYAPDVDPVSVRRDVGMVFQRANPFPTMSIRQNVLAGITLNNKRISKSDADDLVEWALRGANLWNEVKDRLDKPGVGLSGGQQQRLCIARAVAVHPQVLLMDEPCSALDPISTLAVEDLINELKREYTIVIVTHNMQQAARVSDYTAFFNLKAVGQPGHLVEMDDTTTIFSNPHEEDTERYISGRFG
- a CDS encoding RCC1 domain-containing protein, which gives rise to MTPTRGPDTGGTTVHITPPDPPQPLRFTQISAGSFHSLAIGTDGNTYAWGYNFNGQLGDGTRASRSAPVRVSTPPGVRFTAVSAGGYHSLAISSDGRLYSWGSNSNGQLGDGGSSDRNTPAPVNPATDNTATWKTISAGGYHNLALRADGHAYSWGANTHGQLGDGANDPNPHSTPAPVNPAADNTATWKTISAGDSHNLALNRDGHAYNWGADNNGQLGDDNTTDQRQPTPASPAADNTDTWTAISAGGYHSLALNRDGHAYNWGANGYGQLGDTTTTERHTPTPTTRAITITGTTFEPTNAPTPTWNPTTHTWDTTSPTHPEGQATVTIHWTLDGATQPNHTLTYDYTHYYTLPKAGGAPTQQLAGATLLTLTTLTALTLTSHHITRKHHHTNQPTTSSK